The following proteins come from a genomic window of Anopheles ziemanni chromosome 3, idAnoZiCoDA_A2_x.2, whole genome shotgun sequence:
- the LOC131287340 gene encoding integrator complex subunit 10: MDVLSNEKYLIARAKESTDPYKAKAWIIAAKTLFPNDFGVQFEAYEIEKNANNFEEAAKCLSYIVMTFHGAHQTPTSLLNEISLMTNALRIPEGSTTPEQEFYVKMFQYISYEVQHQILLLTAAHSNNNLDHCRLIFLLLKRFPQAISTHAPRLLETLIQNVGIPSFKEMLFNEAIPLVYNRVPELAPKLVHRLMAVCFEYYLNQMLNEMDDKARTVPECWRKIFEILDFCGKILKWEPFLLYKKSWSKDVYWQKIIHIYNLDPFRSTESKQILFCSTIVFVLSLQEYIAHSKLRSKDGTNETEVILVETLKDLVSDLSHRPRDNVLEIPHILVNPPVNADAPNCLIACHSCWQLLHANDVIQTDFAQLLLCIPQLSSWVQKFLNDLYVLLEKHEEAATLLQASNLATMSPLEKSVRQFALTLAKGPITGLLFEQIGTVLKHLAHAPNGGSYLENVSQAPTTRVLMLIPLSKRAILHYLVQTLIAVLKPKLIEQECGNSVLGNLLVLSQLNWPHESSTVEIIFEIIKSRRQFSYLLFTNYIINGEIIEEFMHLWIHATDVKLELAMPQQSLATGARRIGTRGADKGVKEDFKQIIRQQIARSNDDVDELILQFLQQQQLTLMQNVFDT; this comes from the exons ATGGATGTTTTGTCGAATGAAAAGTATCTCATAGCACGCGCCAAGGAATCCACTGATCCGTACAAAGCGAAGGCGTGGATAATTGCTGCAAAAACACTCTTCCCGAACGATTTCGGGGTGCAG TTTGAGGCGTACGAGATAGAAAAGAACGCAAACAATTTCGAGGAAGCAGCAAAATGTTTGAGCTACAT CGTGATGACCTTTCACGGGGCGCACCAAACGCCTACAAGCCTGCTGAACGAAATATCCCTGATGACGAACGCACTCCGTATTCCGGAGGGTTCCACCACACCGGAGCAGGAGTTTTATGTCAAAATGTTCCAGTACATATCCTATGAGGTGCAGCATCAGATACTGTTGTTGACGGCGGCACACTCGAACAACAATCTCGACCATTGCCGGTTGATTTTCCTGCTATTGAAGCGTTTTCCCCAGGCCATTTCTACTCATGCG CCACGGTTATTGGAAACGTTGATTCAAAATGTTGGCATTCCAAGCTTCAAGGAGATGCTATTCAACGAAGCTATACCGCTGGTGTACAATCGAGTGCCGGAGCTCGCCCCCAAGCTTGTCCACCGGTTGATGGCCGTTTGCTTCGAGTACTATCTTAACCAGATGTTGAACGAAATGGACGACAAGGCACGGACGGTGCCGGAGTGCTGGAGGAAGATATTTGAAATCTTGGACTTTTGTGGCAAGATTCTCAAATGGGAGCCGTTCCTGTTGTACAAAAAAAGCTGGAGCAAGGATGTTTACTGGCAGAAAATCATTCACATCTACAATCTCGACCCGTTCCGGTCGACGGAGAGCAAGCAGATACTGTTCTGCTCGACGATCGTGTTCGTGCTGTCGCTGCAGGAGTACATAGCGCACTCGAAGCTTCGCTCGAAGGACGGCACCAACGAAACCGAGGTGATTCTCGTGGAAACATTAAAGGATCTGGTGTCGGATTTATCACACCGACCGCGTGATAATGTGCTCGAGATTCCGCACATCCTCGTTAACCCACCGGTCAATGCGGACGCACCGAACTGTCTGATTGCATGCCATAGCTGTTGGCAACTGTTGCACGCAAATGACGTAATACAGACCGACTTTGCGCAGCTTCTTCTCTGCATACCGCAGCTTTCAAGCTGGGTTCAGAAGTTCCTCAACGATCTGTATGTGTTGCTTGAGAAGCATGAGGAGGCGGCCACCCTGCTACAAGCATCCAACCTGGCCACGATGTCGCCACTGGAAAAGTCCGTACGACAGTTTGCTCTGACCCTCGCCAAAGGACCCATCACAGGCCTGCTGTTCGAGCAGATTGGGACAGTCCTTAAGCACTTGGCGCATGCGCCGAACGGTGGATCCTATCTTGAGAATGTCTCCCAAGCGCCAACCACCCGCGTCCTCATGCTGATACCACTTTCGAAACGGGCCATCCTACACTATCTCGTGCAGACGCTGATTGCAGTGCTAAAGCCGAAACTGATCGAGCAAGAGTGCGGTAATAGTGTTTTGGGTAACTTGCTGGTTCTGTCGCAGCTCAACTGGCCGCACGAATCATCAACGGTGGAAATTATTTTCGAGATCATCAAAAGCCGTCGGCAGTTTTCGTATCTGCTCTTTACCAACTACATCATCAACGGGGAGATAATTGAGGAGTTTATGCACCTGTGGATACATGCCACCGATGTAAAGCTCGAACTGGCCATGCCTCAGCAGAGCCTAGCGACCGGTGCCCGGCGCATTGGAACCCGTGGTGCAGACAAGGGCGTGAAGGAGGACTTTAAGCAGATCATTCGGCAGCAGATAGCGCGCAGTAACGATGACGTGGACGAGCTGATACTGCAgttcctccagcagcagcaattaACACTGATGCAAAATGTATTCGACACGTGA
- the LOC131284256 gene encoding mucin-2 yields the protein MRERMEWSDSSRKSFNEQLSRRRDIDGDINREPEKMRVMETPARDERFEILRYGPKGTGGDASLATAQLFGNSANALVPAGRNVLRQGDRAPANDHTHIETIDVKCDQRNGMLVTVQFEEDFRGVIYSQGYHNDPKCRYVQPNQGGRQFTFTVPYAGCGSKPSCAVCASVDNVLVIQTDEDVQEAWDTARRISCSQGEQRQNTIIFKPFVVDQLEVINVPTSTGGVECWMDIQRGLYPSITPIPSIIKIGEALSVLVYLRDPKGEYDVSVRDCYAFDSPDYDAPTTARLQLSDKNGCSRKKKLFGLWQKTTQTGSSGATLVVHNSIKAFKFPDRMQVFLKCDIEICRGGCGPQVCAEENSISTVETSTRRPTAPTRGRPERPTTSLAPTRGRPTRPPPTAQPTQPQYTAPPSTQPPRRGTRPPRPVETTPFPTAPPRRTRPPNTRAPVTTVAPFVCSPGSTDDRCNDVIVTQRPDCSRGSRDPRCRSRGTRPTVPPVTTPSTPAPLRCFPGSTDPRCPTTFRPNVRPTRPPPSPTTPRLSTTPEDDEDDSVPNCLLRGSDPRCDEISIFLPEIPQNQVTTRPVVVPTLPPVPSTTTSSCFPGSNDPRCRKPVLRCPPGTTDPRCPGFVQPTVAPKEAPTYLPPVQCYPGSTDPQCPRPVPTTTPAPRCYPGSTDPRCPQTPRPTPTTQPPLRCYPGSTDPRCPQTTPRPVPTTTPGPRCFPGSTDPRCPQTTPRPVPTPPPAPRCYPGSTDPRCPQTTPRPVPTTTPALRCYPGSTDPRCPQTTPRPVPTTTPAPVCYPGSTDPRCPQTTPRPVPTPPPAPRCYPGSTDPRCPQTTPRPVPTTTPAPVCYPGSTDPRCPQTTPRPVPTPPPAPRCYPGSTDPRCPQTTPRPVPTTTPAPRCYPGSTDPRCPQTTPRPVPTPPPAPRCYPGSTDPRCPQTTPRPVPTTTPAPVCYPGSTDPRCPTTPRPTPTTQPPLRCFPGSTDLRCPQTTTPRPAPTTTRGPVCYPGSTDPRCPQTTPRPVPTTTPGPRCYPGSTDVRCRQTTPRPVPQCYPGSRDPTCSDKQDAETYLPPVEQPRPTTTARPACYPGSTDPRCPQTTSRPVPTTTPAPRCFPGSTDPRCPQTTPRPVPTPPPAPRCYPGSTDPRCPQTTPRPVPTTTPAPRCYPGSNDPRCPTPPRPTPTTQPPLRCFPGSTDLRCPQTTTRPAPTTTPAPRCYPGSNDPRCPTTPRPTPTTTAAPRCYPGSTDLRCPQTTSRPVPTPPPAPRCYPGSTDPRCPQTTPRPVPTTTPAPRCFPGSTDLRCPQTTPRPVPTTTPAPVCYPGSTDPRCPKTTPRPVPTPPPAPRCYPGSTDPRCPQTTPRPVPTTTPAPRCYPGSTDLRCPQTTPRPVPTTTPAPVCYPGSTDPRCPTTPRPTPTTQPPLRCFPGSTDLRCPQTTPRPAPTTTPAPRCYPGSNDPRCPQTTPRPVPTTTPAPRCYPGSNDPRCPTTPRPTPTTQPPLRCFPGSNDLRCPQTTPRPVPTPPPAPRCYPGSTDPRCPQTTPRPVPTTTPAPRCFPGSLDPRCPTTPRPTVPARQPCYPGSPDPSCPRAFDPPTTPSACYPGSPDPNCPQPYRPTSTNPPATYLPPFPASNARSVRHLSPETLNDINALADLTDGAGPEVAADVSASADSSAPASESRTKRETSVFNELDGEQTKEIISITLNIKGYQFEP from the exons ATGAGGGAGCGCATGGAGTGGAGTGATTCCTCCCGAAAATCGTTCAACGAGCAGCTGAGCCGTCGCAGGGATATAG ACGGCGACATCAACCGAGAACCGGAGAAGATGCGCGTCATGGAGACGCCTGCTCGGGACGAGCGGTTCGAGATTTTAAGATACGGACCGAA AGGAACTGGTGGTGAT GCAAGCCTAGCCACTGCGCAGCTGTTTGGCAATAGTGCGAATGCACTCGTGCCAGCGGGACGGAATGTCCTACGACAGGGTGATCGAGCACCGGCCAATGACCACACCCACATCGAGACGATCGACGTGAAGTGCGACCAGCGCAATGGCATGCTCGTGACGGTGCAGTTTGAGGAGGACTTCCGTGGAGTTATCTACAGCCAGGGTTACCACAACGACCCGAAGTGTCGTTATGTGCAGCCCAACCAGGGAGGACGGCAGTTCACCTTCACCGTGCCATATGCCGGGTGTGGCAGTAAGCCATCCTGCGCGGTCTGTGCCTCGGTGGACAACGTGCTCGTCATTCAGACGGACGAGGACGTGCAGGAGGCATGGGACACGGCACGGCGCATCTCGTGCAGCCAGGGCGAGCAGCGGCAGAATACGATCATCTTCAAGCCGTTCGTCGTCGATCAGCTGGAGGTCATCAACGTGCCAACGTCGACCGGCGGTGTCGAGTGCTGGATGGACATTCAGCGTGGCCTCTACCCGAGCATCACGCCCATCCCGAGCATCATCAAGATCGGCGAAGCGCTGAGCGTGCTGGTGTACCTGCGTGATCCGAAGGGCGAGTATGACGTGTCGGTGCGGGACTGCTACGCCTTCGACAGCCCGGACTATGACGCTCCGACCACGGCGCGCCTGCAGCTGTCGGACAAAAATGGTTGCTCGCGCAAGAAGAAGCTGTTCGGGCTGTGGCAAAAGACCACGCAGACCGGCAGCTCGGGCGCCACGCTCGTCGTGCACAACAGCATCAAGGCGTTCAAGTTCCCCGACCGTATGCAGGTGTTCCTGAAGTGTGACATCGAGATATGTCGTGGTGGATGCGGACCGCAAGTGTGTGCGGAGGAAAATTCGATCAGCACGGTTGAGACGTCAACCCGTCGCCCTACGGCACCGACGCGAGGAAGACCAGAAAGACCGACGACTTCGCTGGCACCGACTCGCGGACGTCCAACACGCCCGCCACCAACAGCACAGCCGACGCAACCGCAGTACACGGCGCCGCCCAGCACGCAGCCTCCTCGTCGAGGAACGCGTCCTCCACGTCCGGTAGAGACGACCCCGTTCCCAACGGCTCCGCCACGTCGTACACGTCCGCCGAATACGAGAGCTCCGGTCACTACCGTAGCACCGTTTGTTTGCTCACCTGGCTCGACTGACGATCGTTGCAATGATGTGATCGTCACCCAGCGCCCGGACTGTTCCCGTGGATCTCGTGATCCTCGCTGCCGTTCGCGTGGAACTCGCCCAACAGTTCCACCGGTCACAACTCCGAGCACTCCGGCACCACTGCGATGTTTCCCGGGATCGACGGATCCACGCTGTCCGACGACCTTCCGACCGAACGTACGCCCAACGCGTCCACCGCCATCGCCGACGACGCCACGCCTCTCAACGACTCCGgaagacgacgaagacgacagTGTGCCCAACTGCCTGCTTCGTGGAAGCGATCCACGTTGCGATGAAATTTCAATCTTCCTACCCGAGATTCCACAAAATCAGGTCACGACGCGGCCGGTAGTGGTTCCGACATTGCCACCAGTGCCATCGACTACGACATCAAGTTGTTTCCCGGGATCGAACGATCCACGCTGTCGAAAGCCAGTGCTTCGCTGTCCACCGGGAACAACGGATCCACGCTGTCCCGGATTCGTCCAGCCTACGGTTGCACCAAAAGAAGCTCCCACTTACTTACCACCGGTACAGTGCTACCCAGGCTCAACCGATCCGCAATGCCCACGACCGGTTCCAACGACGACTCCCGCACCGCGGTGCTATCCAGGTTCAACGGATCCTCGGTGTCCGCAGACTCCTCGTCCTACGCCAACAACGCAACCACCACTTCGTTGCTACCCGGGATCGACAGATCCTCGTTGTCCGCAGACCACTCCTCGTCCGGTACCTACAACTACTCCTGGGCCTCGTTGCTTCCCTGGATCTACTGATCCTCGGTGCCCACAGACGACGCCTCGTCCAGTAccgacaccaccaccagcgccaCGTTGTTATCCAGGCTCAACCGATCCTCGATGCCCACAAACAACACCGCGCCCGGTGCCAACTACTACTCCTGCTCTTCGCTGTTATCCAGGCTCCACGGATCCTCGCTGTCCGCAAACGACTCCTCGTCCGGTGCCAACAACTACTCCAGCACCGGTCTGCTACCCAGGATCTACTGATCCGCGATGCCCACAGACGACTCCCCGCCCAGTTCCGACACCACCTCCAGCACCGCGTTGCTATCCAGGCTCAACTGATCCACGGTGTCCACAAACCACACCGCGCCCGGTACCAACAACTACTCCAGCACCGGTCTGCTACCCAGGATCAACGGATCCACGATGCCCGCAAACGACTCCCCGTCCAGTTCCGACACCACCTCCAGCACCGCGTTGCTATCCAGGCTCAACAGATCCTCGGTGTCCACAAACCACACCGCGCCCAGTGCCAACTACTACTCCTGCTCCTCGCTGCTATCCGGGATCCACTGATCCCCGATGCCCACAGACAACTCCCCGCCCAGTGccgacaccaccaccagcacctcgTTGTTATCCAGGCTCGACGGATCCTCGCTGCCCGCAAACGACGCCCCGTCCAGTACCAACGACGACTCCGGCCCCGGTTTGCTATCCCGGTTCCACCGATCCACGATGCCCAACGACTCCTCGTCCTACACCAACCACGCAACCACCACTTCGATGTTTCCCGGGATCGACAGATCTTCGATGCCCACAGACGACAACACCTCGGCCAGCTCCGACAACGACTCGTGGACCCGTTTGCTACCCGGGATCGACCGATCCTAGGTGTCCGCAAACTACGCCACGCCCTGTACCAACTACGACGCCTGGACCACGTTGTTATCCTGGCTCGACTGATGTTCGCTGTCGGCAGACGACGCCACGACCAGTTCCACAATGCTATCCAG GTTCCCGTGATCCAACGTGCTCTGATAAGCAGGATGCCGAAACTTACCTCCCTCCGGTGGAACAACCAAGACCAACTACTACCGCTCGTCCAGCGTGTTATCCAG GTTCCACGGATCCTCGATGCCCGCAGACTACTTCACGTCCAGTTCCTACAACTACTCCTGCTCCACGATGCTTCCCGGGATCAACTGATCCTCGCTGTCCTCAGACCACCCCTAGACCAGttcccacaccaccaccagcgcctCGTTGCTATCCGGGCTCAACCGATCCCCGTTGCCCACAAACTACGCCTCGCCCAGTGCCCACTACCACTCCTGCACCCCGCTGCTACCCAGGTTCCAACGACCCTCGCTGCCCAACTCCACCTCGTCCAACACCGACAACACAACCACCACTCCGTTGCTTCCCGGGTTCAACGGATCTACGTTGCCCGCAAACAACAACCCGTCCAGCTCCTACCACGACCCCAGCCCCACGTTGCTACCCTGGATCGAATGATCCACGCTGTCCCACGACCCCTCGTCCAacgccaacaacaacagcagcacctCGTTGCTATCCAGGATCAACGGATCTGCGTTGCCCGCAAACAACTTCCCGTCCCGTCCCAACGCCCCCGCCAGCGCCTCGTTGCTATCCAGGTTCGACTGATCCTCGGTGTCCGCAGACAACTCCTCGTCCTGTACCAACGACAACTCCAGCACCTCGCTGTTTCCCGGGCTCGACTGATCTTCGATGCCCACAAACCACACCGCGCCCTGTCCCAACTACTACTCCAGCACCCGTGTGCTACCCAGGATCAACGGATCCTCGGTGTCCAAAAACGACTCCCCGCCCCgtaccaacaccaccaccagcgcctCGCTGTTATCCAGGATCGACTGATCCTCGGTGCCCTCAAACCACACCGCGCCCAGTTCCAACAACAACTCCAGCTCCCCGTTGCTATCCAGGCTCCACAGATCTTCGTTGTCCACAGACAACTCCACGCCCAGTGCCTACTACAACTCCAGCACCAGTTTGCTACCCAGGATCTACCGATCCTCGATGCCCCACAACACCCCGTCCTACACCAACAACGCAACCACCACTTCGTTGCTTCCCGGGATCAACTGATCTGCGTTGTCCGCAAACAACACCACGTCCAGCGCCAACGACTACCCCTGCTCCACGGTGCTACCCTGGATCCAATGATCCCCGCTGTCCTCAAACAACACCACGACCGGTTCCAACAACTACCCCTGCTCCCCGATGCTATCCAGGATCCAACGATCCCCGCTGCCCGACAACTCCTCGTCCAACACCCACCACGCAACCACCACTTCGGTGCTTCCCCGGATCAAACGATCTTCGATGCCCGCAAACTACTCCACGCCCGGTGCCAACACCACCGCCAGCACCACGTTGCTACCCGGGATCAACCGATCCACGCTGCCCACAAACAACACCCCGCCCAGTGCCGACCACAACGCCTGCACCGCGTTGTTTCCCCGGATCGCTTGATCCTCGCTGTCCAACCACTCCACGCCCGACAGTGCCGGCACGCCAACCGTGCTATCCCGGCTCTCCGGACCCCAGTTGCCCGCGAGCATTCGATCCACCGACCACGCCATCGGCCTGCTATCCTGGATCACCCGATCCCAACTGCCCGCAGCCTTACCGACCAACTAGCACTAATCCTCCTGCTACTTACCTGCCTCCATTCCCTGCATCCAACGCACGCTCCGTGCGCCATCTCAGCCCGGAAACGCTCAACGATATTAACGCACTGGCAGACCTAACGGACGGTGCCGGTCCCGAGGTGGCTGCCGACGTTTCCGCTAGTGCCGATTCGTCCGCACCTGCTAGCGAATCGAGAACCAAGCGAGAGACCAGCGTGTTCAACGAACTGGATGGCGAACAGACGAAGGAAATTATTTCCATCACGCTCAACATCAAGGGCTACCAGTTTGAGCCGTAG